GACGGGTACGCCAGGTCCAGGGGCGTGGGTGCGTGTGTGGTGACTTTCACAGTCGGTGGGCTGAGCGTTCTCAATGCCATCGCCGGAGCGTACAGTGAGAATTTGCCAGTGATCTGTATAGTTGGCGGCCCGAACTCAAATGACTACGGGACGAACCGGATCCTCCATCATACGATCGGTTTGCCGGATTTCAGTCAAGAACTTAGGTGCTTTCAAACCGTTACGTGTGCTCAGGTAGCTTTGATAGTTATcattattacaaaaatagcagTTTCAAGTATTTAGTGGTCCTGTGGCTCTGTCCTCATTAAAAAAAGAAACTTTCTAGTAGAAGAAAGGACATAAGattgttatatttttgttttattttattttttattcttaaataaaTCAGCTTTGAGGTTAGTAATCTAGTGGTTCTTTAGTGTGATTAATTATCCAAATTAAATATATCAGTCGGTGATGTGTGGTTTTTCCTTGCTTGCTTTTAATGTAGGTCGTGGTTAATAATTTGGATGATGCACACGAGCAGATAGACACTGCGATTTCAACTGCATTGAAAGAAAGCAAGCCTATTTATATCAGCATAAGCTGTAATTTGCCTGGGATTCCACATCCCACTTTTGGCAGGGACCCTGTTCCTTTCTTCCTTGCTCCCAAGTAtgtctttttcttttgatactGCCTAAGATTTGTTACTCTGTTTAATTATTTTGGAAGTATTTGGCTGCATAATGCACTCATCATTCTATAATTTGGATCATGTCAACTATAAATTGCTCCTACGTCAAAACAATGTTGATATTTTTCTAAGGTTGAATACAGGACAAGCATTAGTTTTTGCTCAATTTAGTGCACAGATTTATAACTTGATTACACTCATTACATGACATGTTCCTTTCAAACAATTTTGTTTCATAATGCTGATCAATTAATGGTAACGAAAATGATGTTATATCTCAAGTTATTTACTACGAATCCTCAAATTCCATGCTCTCTAATATTTTGTCATGGTGAAAATTTTGAAACTAACTTATTTTCTTTGGgtaatttagtaaaattttattcttttgttGTAAGCAACATTAGATTTTACATGACTATTTACTTTTTTTCTGCAGAGTAAGCAATCAATTAGGATTAGAAGCAGCAGTTGACGCTGCTGTTGCTTTCCTACACAAAGCTGTTAAGGCCGTTCTTGTGGGTGGACCAAAACTAAGGGTGGCTAAGGCTCAACAAGCATTTGTAGAGCTTGTTGATGCTAGTGGTTACCCTGTTGCTGTTATGCCCTCCGCTAAGGGCCAGGTGCCAGAGCACCATCCCCATTTCATTGGAACTTATTGGGGCGCCGTCAGCACCAGCTTCTGTGGAGAGATTGTTGAGTCTGCTGATGCGTATCTCTTTGCTGGGCCCATCTTTAATGATTATAGCTCTGTTGGGTACTCTTTATTGATCAAGAAGGAAAAAGCTATCATGGTAGAGCCTAATCGTGTGACGATTGGAAATGGTCCATCATTTGGCTGGGTCTTCATGGCTGACTTTTTAAGTGCATTGTCCAAGAAGCTGAAGAAAAATAGTACTGCTTTAGAAAATTACCGCCGGATATATGTTCCACCTGGTGTTCCTCTAAGGCATGAAAATAATGAAGTTTTAAGAGTCAATATTCTCTTCAAACACATTCAGGTGAGTCCAAAAAAAAACGTAGATTAGAAAACTaatatttaatttcgttttGATCATAAGATTCATTACTATCCTCACAGGATGGTGTAGAGTTTAACATGCTAAACTTTCTGGTTTTCTCTTTCCCTCTTAAGTTTTGGTGCTAGGATCATAGCGACCCTCTACTGATCTATATTTTCATCAAGTTTTCACATGTACAAATTTCATGAGATTCCTTCATAACATCTAGTAGTGATGCTTATATCTGCTTTCTGCTTTTGTTATTATTGtcctttagtttttttttttctctctctcattgATCATTTACATATATACAGGAGATGCTAAGTGGTGATACAGCAGTGATAGCTGAAACTGGAGattcatggttcaattgtcagaAACTCCGCCTTCCACAGAACTGCGGGTAAGTAGTTTTTGTTAGTAAATGCATAGTTATGTTTAATCCCATATTCTTTGTTTTTCATTTAGAAGCATGATTCCAACCCCTACTCGGTAATATTTTCAATCAGGTATGAATTCCAGATGCAGTATGGATCAATTGGATGGTCTGTAGGTGCAACCCTTGGGTATGCTCAGGCCGCAAAGGACAAACGTGTAATTGCTTGCATTGGTGATGGGAGTTTCCAGGTTAGTAACAAGATAAACACCAAAAACATATAAAGAGATCAATTCAAAGCTTGATAAGTTTGAACTTTGTTTATTATTCTGTTCCTATTAGTGAAGCATGTAAATGTTGTATTGTAAACATGCCAAATTACTTACTATATTGAGTAATTGTAAATCTTTGAAACCCAACTCACCTTTACCAATGGCTCCAACATTTTTTATTGTGATCATATTTGCTTTATAGAAGCGTGTGTGGAAACTAAAATGTTGCTTCATACAGGTAACAGCTCAAGATATTTCTACGATGATAAGGTGTGGACAAAATACCATTATATTTCTCATAAATAATGGAGGCTACACTATTGAAGTAGAGATTCATGATGGGCCATATAATGTCATCAAAAACTGGGACTACACCGGACTTGTTAATGCTATTCACAATGGTGAAGGAAAATGTTGGACTACCAAGGTTAGAATGTTGATGACACTAACTTTTACGAAACTCTTATCTTCACAAGAATTTTAAAAAGTTCACTTGTTAACTGATGGTTTTACTCATAATCTACGTATCCCCTCACATAGCAATTTTcctcataaaataattatacttcGAGTTCGAAGTGCTCCTCTAGATAAGTATGTAAAGATGTTTCGCATGATCTTAGAGCAAACCAAAGTGAATAAACCTGATTTGAAATTTGGAACTATCTTTCAGTAGCCTGAACATGGATTACCAGCTAACAAATTAATGTCCTGATCGTTTATAGGTTCGAACGGAGGAGGATCTAGTCAATGCCATTTCAACAGCAACAAATGAGCAAAAGGATTCTCTATGCTTTATAGAAGTATTTGCACACAAGGATGACACCAGCAAAGAACTGTTGGAATGGGGTTCCCGAGTATCTGCTGCTAACAGCCGCCCACCAAATCCTCAATAACCCATATATAGAGTTTATGAAAGACGTGTAATAAAAACCTTGCATTTGTTTCAATAAATGGAGTGTTAGTGTAAAGCTTCTAATTTTCTACCTAAGAAAATTTACGGGAActggaaataaataaataaataagaaggTAGCCTGATTTGCAGTTTCCCAGCATTGTACTCTGTTGGTCAtagtaatttagttttttttttctgtttcttttttttcagtTAGTATTAGTTTGCTTCAATGTTAAGGACTGATTGTGATTAAAAGATGTGTCATacttaaatatctaaaataaattttgcaaCTCAGTATCATTTATTACCTttagttatttttcataattgaaaattagatatttacaaCAAAACTATCTAAACTTTAACTTTTTGTAGCTTAACTCCCCATTTTTTTTATGGCAAAATCAGCTAAACTTTCGTTTTTGTTTGAAGGTGTTGTTAGTTtaggtaggggtgttcattcgatccaatccgcatttttttggtcaaacaacatccaatccgcactaagtgcggatttcatattttggatccaatccgatccgcataagagtttaaatccaatccaattcaatccgcaaTAGtatggattggatcggttatttttgatcggttatttttttaataataaattatttaatatttcatagaaaaaaaaattaaaaaaagactattgtttcttaatctccaataataatttatttccatctctatttctatacaaatcaaaccaatatacatatctttacatatt
This region of Cannabis sativa cultivar Pink pepper isolate KNU-18-1 chromosome 7, ASM2916894v1, whole genome shotgun sequence genomic DNA includes:
- the LOC115697498 gene encoding pyruvate decarboxylase 1, coding for MEATINLGSTVRHNSVCPSATSGTLGRHLARRLVEIGAWDVFSVPGDFNLTLLDHLIAEPKLNLVGCCNELNAGYAADGYARSRGVGACVVTFTVGGLSVLNAIAGAYSENLPVICIVGGPNSNDYGTNRILHHTIGLPDFSQELRCFQTVTCAQVVVNNLDDAHEQIDTAISTALKESKPIYISISCNLPGIPHPTFGRDPVPFFLAPKVSNQLGLEAAVDAAVAFLHKAVKAVLVGGPKLRVAKAQQAFVELVDASGYPVAVMPSAKGQVPEHHPHFIGTYWGAVSTSFCGEIVESADAYLFAGPIFNDYSSVGYSLLIKKEKAIMVEPNRVTIGNGPSFGWVFMADFLSALSKKLKKNSTALENYRRIYVPPGVPLRHENNEVLRVNILFKHIQEMLSGDTAVIAETGDSWFNCQKLRLPQNCGYEFQMQYGSIGWSVGATLGYAQAAKDKRVIACIGDGSFQVTAQDISTMIRCGQNTIIFLINNGGYTIEVEIHDGPYNVIKNWDYTGLVNAIHNGEGKCWTTKVRTEEDLVNAISTATNEQKDSLCFIEVFAHKDDTSKELLEWGSRVSAANSRPPNPQ